The Verrucomicrobium spinosum DSM 4136 = JCM 18804 DNA segment CAGCTTCCGGGATCGGCGCACTCGGCTCCTCATGATGAAGGCCGGCATCGCCGCCGCTGTCGTGTTGCTGGGCCTGCTACTCATCGTGGCCGTCTTGGACTGGGCCACCTTTATGCCTGACTCCCTCCGCCAGGGACTCAGCTACACCGGCTACTTCATCGCCGTCATCGCCGCCTGGCGCCTGGGCGTACGCTTTGTCAAAGAAGCCCGTGGGCTCTACGGCGCAGCTCGCCTGATGGAGGTGGCGGACAAGCGCATGCACGAAAAGCTCCTTTCGGCGGTAGAGCTTGCGCAGGGCGCCCAGGAGAACCTGCCCGACTCTCCAGAGTTCCGCGCCCGCCTTCAGGACGAGGTGGCCGGAGACCTCCAGGACTTCAAGGCAGAGCGCATCCTCCCCACCAGCCTACTCATCCCCTGGTTCAAGGTCCTTGGCGGGGTGCTGTTTCTCATCATCGGCCTCTCCTTTGTACCCGGCCTGCACCTGCCCGGCTTCATTGCCCGCGCCGCCCTGCCCTTTGCCAATCTCTCCCGCCCCTCCAGCACCAAGGTCAAGATCGTCACCCCAGTGCGCGCAGACGTCGTCGTGCCCCTGGCCTCCAGCGTACCGCTCGCTGTCCAGATCGACGGCAAGATCCCCCGCCGCGTTCTGGTCGAGACCCGTACCAGTGACGCCAAGTCCTCCAAGAAGGAGCTGACCCACAACGGGGCCCAGCGCTACGAAGGCTCCGTCGGCATTGGCCAGAGCAGCGTCCAGTATCGGATCCTCGCCGGAGATGCCGTCACCGCCTGGCACACCTTCCACGCCCGCCCCCGCCCTCGCGTTCTGGAGTTCGCCAAGACCATCACGCCGCCCGCCTACACGGGTCTGCCACCCCAGACCCTCACGGAAGACCACGGCGATCTAAGCGCCCTGGATGGCTCCGTGGTGCAGGTGACCATGAAGACAAACCAGCCGGTGGAAAAATCCACCGCCTCTCTCCAGCCTAATGCCAGCCTCGTGGGGGTGAACCAGAATTCCGCAGACTCGCTGACGCTCGCCATCCCCGTGGACGGCAAGTCAGACGCCTGGCAGATCACCCTCACCGCCCGGGGCACGGGATTCACCAACGAAGAAGCCTCCCCATGGCGCGTCCAGACGTTGATCGACCATCCGCCGTCCATCGGCCTCACTCAACCTCGTGAACAGCTCGAATGCCGCACGGATGACACCGTCGAGCTGGTGGGCATCGCGGAGGACGACATCGGCCTCGCCAGGATCCTGGTGGCCCACGCCATCAACGGTGCCGACTGGAAGGAAACCGTCGTCCAGGAGAAGGCCGGCAAGCGGGCAGAAATTCACTCCTCCATCAAGCTGACCCCGCTCCCGGTCAAGACGGGAGACTCCGTCATCGTCAAGCTCATCGCGGTGGATCTCAAGGGCCAGAAGGCCGAGTCCTACCCCATCCGCCTCCTCATTGTGGAGGACAAACTCAACCTCGCCCAGCGTGAACTTGCTGCCGACCAACGTCGCCTGGCCGCCAGCGCGAAGACCCTGGCAGAGGAAGTGCGCGATCTCCGCAAGGAGTCGGAGAAGGTTCGTGCCTTTGACAAAAAGCAGCGCAAGAACGACGAGCAGGAGATGCAGGCGGAGGCCGCACTGGCCAAGATGAAACAACACCTGGCTGCGGTGGACGAAAAGTCTGAGGAGCTCTGGAACAATCTCAAGGAGACCGCGCAAAAATCGGACAACCCTCTCAAGGCCATGGAGCTGAACCTTGCCGGACAGCGCCTCGCCGAACTGCGTGGCCAGCACCTCAAGGAATTGCAGGAACAGAGCCAGGCGGAGGACATGGATGAGCGTCAGTTGAAGGACGCAGCCAACCAGATGGCCAATGATGCCGAGACCGTCTCGCAGGCAATGGAGGCCTTTGCCGCCGCCGACTCCGCCAAGGCCGTGCGCGAGGCCATGGAGCACCTTGCCCCCCAGCAGACGAAGCTTGCGGAGAAGGCCATCGATGCCAATCGCAATCCCGAAGAACGCGGCAAATGGCAGGAGCAACAACGTGCCGCCCTGGCCGCCGCTGCCAGTGCGACAAAGGATCTGGAAGACCTCAAGTCTGCCATTCAGGACCATCGCAAACGGGACGTGAACCAGCACCTCGAGAACTTCGACAAGAAGATGCCCGCAGTTCAAAACTCCCTCGATACCGACAAGCAGCATCAGGCCCCCGAGTATCTCTATGGTCAGGCGCATGAACTGCGCAACGCCGCCAACCAGGCGCGCGACGCCAGCCGCTGGTTCGCGGACGAAACCGCCCAGAAGGCTCAGGAAATGCGGGAACGCCTTCTGAGGGATCAAAACCCCGCCCTGGCTGCCGTGGATCAAGCGCGAGACCAGATGGCCAAGGCCGCCAACGAGAAAAAGGAACAGAAGAATCAGAGCGAGCCCCCCAAAGAGCAAGCCGCTGATCGTCTCGAAGCCGCCGCCCGCCAGTTCAAGGATCAGAGCGAACTCCGGGAGCAAAACCACCAGACCAACAACCAGGCCGCCCTGGACAAGAACCGGATGGGCCGCGCTTTGCAGAATCTTGCGGAGGAACTCCGTCGTACAGAAAGCCCGGAGCAGATCAAGGCCGTGTCGGACAAAGCCCGCCAACTGATCGAATCCGCCCGCGCGCTGGAATCAGACGCGATGGCCCAGGACGCCGCCTCCGCCCTCCAGCAGGCCAAGGACGCCGCCCTGTCTCAAAAAACGCCCGCAGAACAACTGCCTGCGGCCCAAGCCGCGGCCAGCCAGCTCAAGCAACTGCCTGACACCCTGCGTCGCGCCCAATCCAATCAGGAAGCTGCGAATGCGGCTCAGGAGGCGGCGAACAACGCTCAATGGCAGCGGGATGAGACCCAGAACCAGCTCCGCCAACTGGCCGACCAGAAGCAGAACGGGCGGCAGCCCCAACCGATGGCCCCCGGGCAAAACCGGGCTCTGGAAGCAAATGCCAGGGCCGACGCCAAACTCGCCGAGGCCATCAGCCAGTTTGCACCCAAGGTCACAGCCGCCCGCGAGCAGGTGGAAGCCATGACGCCCAAGCTGAGCGAGCTGGCCAAAAACACCTCCGACGCGCTCCAGCGATCCCAGGAACAGACCCAGCAGACCGCGCAGGCAGCAGAGAACAACCAGCCGGCGGAACAGACCGCCCAACAGGCCAATGCCCTGATGCCTCAGGCCAGGGAGGACGCCAAGAAACTCTCGGACCTTCAGGCCGCCCTCCGCCAGGAGGCCAATGCCGCAGACCTCCAGAAGGAAGCGGACCGCCAGATGGCGCGCGCTGCCGATGTCGGCATGGCCCAGATCCGCCAGCAAACACCGCAAATTGCGCAAAACCTCCAACAAGCCGCTCAGGCCCAACAAGCTCCGCGGCAGCAGGCGCAGGCGTTGAAGAACGCCGCCCAGGCCCAAAAACAAACGGCCCAGGCACTGGATCAGCTCGCCCAGAACCTCCAGAAAATGGAGCAGGGCCAGGCTCTTCCGGAAGATGCTCTCGCCGCACAGCAGGCTGTGGAGGAAGCCCTCGGCATCAAGCAACCTCTGGATCAGAGTTATCAGGAAGCCCAGCAGATCGCCAAAATCATGGAGCAGGCTCAACAGGATCCCAAGAAGGCTCTGGCCGCCCTCGAACAGGAACTGAAGAAGAACCCCCAGATGCAGCGCGCTCTGGGCGAGCTCTCAGAAAAGACCGCCCAGGAATCTCAGTCGAACCTGGAACTCGCGCAAAGCCAGCCCCAGATGGCCCCGCTCGCCACAGCCCAAGGCGCACATGATCTCGCCCGTGTCGCCCGCCATCAGGAGCGCCTCGACCAGAAGGCCGCAGCGCAAAAGGTCGCTCAAGCCAGTGCGAAACTGAAAGAGCTGGCCGACGCAGTGAAGGCCAATCCCTCGCAAATGACCCCTCAGACGGCAGAGCAAGCCTCCCAGACGGGTCAGCAAGCGCACCAAGCCGCCGCGGAAACCGCCTCTGCCCAGTCTGAAAACACCCCGCCGCCCACCTCTTTTTCCGATGCCGCGAAGGGCTCCATGCTCGCCCAGGCCTTGGATGAGCTGGATCAGGCCGTGAACCCGATGGAGGGCGGCAGCCCCCAGCAGTCCCAGGAAGGACAACAGGCACAAGCCAGCACACAACAAGGTCAGCAGCAAGGCCAACCCCAGCAACAACAAGGCCAGGGGCAGAACCCCCAACAGAGCGCGCAACAAAACGCCCAGCAGAGTCTGGCCCAAGCCAATCAAGCCCAGGCCCAACAGATGGCTCAAGCTCGTGCCCAGGGCATGGTCCCCGGTCAGAAGCCCCCCCAAGCCGCGCAACGCGACAGCCAGACCGCCAAAGGACCCAACCAGGAGCCCGCGCCAGATGCCGCCGGCAACATGGCCCAGGGTCAGACAAATCTCGTTGTTCCCGTGCTGGGAGCGACCCAGGCCGGAGACTGGGGCCACCTCCCCACCCGCATGGCCAAGGACCTTAGCGAAGCCTCCCGTCAGGAGCCTTCGCCGGAGTATCGCGCCGCCATCGAAAGCTATTACAAGGCCATTGCAGAGAAGGCCAAAAAATGATGCCGCACCGCAGACCGCTCATGCCCGTTTTCAAGTTCGCGCTCTGGGGTTTGTGCACCCTGCCGTTCGCGCTCTCATTCGGTCAGTCAGCCCCCTCTTCCACCGCAGTCTCCCCTGCGGTCAAGCAGGCCGTGGACAAGGCCTGCCGCTGGCTGATCGGCCAGCAGCGCGCCCAGGGTTGTTTCCTTGATGAAAACCGCGGTGATCCCGTGCCCCAGCACAGCGGAGCACTCACCGCCATGGCCATCATGGGTCTCACCAGCGTAGGCCATATGCCCACTGATCCCACCCCTGAAGGCCGCGCTGTTGCCAAGGGCCTGCGCTTCATGACGGACAACATCGTCCCCAATGAAGAAGGCTATCTGGGCCAGAGCGACCGGTCCCGCATGTACGGCCACGGCATCATGACCCTGATGTATGCGGAAATGGTAGGGCAGACCCAGGATGAAGAGATGGATCGCAAGCTTCGCACCCGTGTGGAGCGCGCGGTGGAGCTCATTATGCGCTCCCAGGACGTGGTCAAAAGCGAAGCCAACCGCGGCGGGTGGCGCTACGAGCCCGGCAGCAGCGATTCCGACATTTCCGTGAGCGTCTGGCAGGTCATGGCCCTCCGTGCCGCCAACAACGCCGGGGTCAAGGTACCCAAGAGCACCATTGACCGCGCGGTGGAATACATGAAGCGCAGTTATCGATCCGAGCGCAACCCCCAGGGCCTCCCAGTGGACATGGAAGCCGCCTTCAGCTACGAGCCCTACGGCGGTCGTCAGACCTTCTCCACTACTGCGGCCGGCATGCTATCCCTCCAGGTATGTTCGCAGTATGAAGCCCCCGAAGTCATCGGCGGCGGGAACTACCTGATGAAGAATCCCCCGTCGCCCACGGAGCCCTGGTTCTATTACGGAAACTACTACTACGCGCAGGCCATGTACCAGCGTGGTGGAGACTTCGCCGCCGTGGCCCGGCAGAAGACTGAACAGCTTTTGGTTGGACTCCAGCAGCCTGATGGGGCCTGGCAACCAAGAAATGGGAACGAGCGCAGTGCCGGCCCCATCTATGCGACGGCTCTGGGGCTCCTCAGTTTGTCCGTGCACTACCACTTTTTGCCGATTTATCAGAAATAGTAAAAGCCCCAATTTTCCAGGGCTTTCCTTGCACCTTCGAACTAAAAAAGGTGCATGCGGCATACATACTTCTTCGACTGGGAAAAGTTGGCACGGCGATTGCTGAATTGCGTGACGAAGGCGGCACTTGCCTGATTCATGCAACTCAACCCAAACGACACCATGCTCACAAAGAAGAAGAAGTGGACCATACTAGAAACCGTTGTCGCGGTGGCAGGCCTCGCCTGTATGACCGTCAACTCCGGGCGGGCGTTGGCCCAGGATGCTCCAGCCCCTGCACCTGCTCCGGCTGAAGCTCCTGCCGCTCCTGCTCCCGCCCCGGCCGTTGAAGCCCCGGCTCCCGCTCCAGCGCCTGCCGCTGCTGCTGAAGCCGCCCCTGCGCCTGCCGCGGAAGCTGCACCTGCCGGTCCCACTCTTGAGCAGCGTATTGCGGATATTGAGGCGTACATGAACAACGTGCCCCGCGTCACCACGGAAGGGTCCCTGGTTCCCGGCCCCGGCCCTGGTCACAACGCCTGGCAGATGACGAGCACCGCGCTGGTGCTTTTCATGACCCTCCCGGGTCTGGCCCTCTTCTACGGCGGCCTTGTTCGTAAAAAGAACGTGTTGAGCGTGCTGGCCCAGTGCCTTGGCATCGCCGGTTTGGTCACCATTCTTTGGTGGGCAGTTGGCTACAGCCTCTCCTTCGGTGCTGGCGAAGGCGCAACCAAACCTTTCATTGGCGACTTGAGCTTCAAGTTCCTTGAAGGCGTGGACGCTACCAAGACCGGTGCCGGCTTCGCCTGGATCTCGGATGCCATGTGGTGCATGTTCCAGCTCACCTTCGCGATCATCACCCCGGCTCTTATCATCGGTGCCATCGCCGAGCGCATGAAGTTCATCTCCGTGATGCTCTTCGTCACCCTCTGGATGTTCGCGGTGTACTTCCCATTCGCCCACATGGTATGGGGCGGCACGGGCTTCATGTGCGGTCCGCTTAACCCGGACGCTGGCATCAAGGCCATCGACTTCGCCGGTGGTAC contains these protein-coding regions:
- a CDS encoding DUF4175 family protein → MNTTLRPATVDALASFRDRRTRLLMMKAGIAAAVVLLGLLLIVAVLDWATFMPDSLRQGLSYTGYFIAVIAAWRLGVRFVKEARGLYGAARLMEVADKRMHEKLLSAVELAQGAQENLPDSPEFRARLQDEVAGDLQDFKAERILPTSLLIPWFKVLGGVLFLIIGLSFVPGLHLPGFIARAALPFANLSRPSSTKVKIVTPVRADVVVPLASSVPLAVQIDGKIPRRVLVETRTSDAKSSKKELTHNGAQRYEGSVGIGQSSVQYRILAGDAVTAWHTFHARPRPRVLEFAKTITPPAYTGLPPQTLTEDHGDLSALDGSVVQVTMKTNQPVEKSTASLQPNASLVGVNQNSADSLTLAIPVDGKSDAWQITLTARGTGFTNEEASPWRVQTLIDHPPSIGLTQPREQLECRTDDTVELVGIAEDDIGLARILVAHAINGADWKETVVQEKAGKRAEIHSSIKLTPLPVKTGDSVIVKLIAVDLKGQKAESYPIRLLIVEDKLNLAQRELAADQRRLAASAKTLAEEVRDLRKESEKVRAFDKKQRKNDEQEMQAEAALAKMKQHLAAVDEKSEELWNNLKETAQKSDNPLKAMELNLAGQRLAELRGQHLKELQEQSQAEDMDERQLKDAANQMANDAETVSQAMEAFAAADSAKAVREAMEHLAPQQTKLAEKAIDANRNPEERGKWQEQQRAALAAAASATKDLEDLKSAIQDHRKRDVNQHLENFDKKMPAVQNSLDTDKQHQAPEYLYGQAHELRNAANQARDASRWFADETAQKAQEMRERLLRDQNPALAAVDQARDQMAKAANEKKEQKNQSEPPKEQAADRLEAAARQFKDQSELREQNHQTNNQAALDKNRMGRALQNLAEELRRTESPEQIKAVSDKARQLIESARALESDAMAQDAASALQQAKDAALSQKTPAEQLPAAQAAASQLKQLPDTLRRAQSNQEAANAAQEAANNAQWQRDETQNQLRQLADQKQNGRQPQPMAPGQNRALEANARADAKLAEAISQFAPKVTAAREQVEAMTPKLSELAKNTSDALQRSQEQTQQTAQAAENNQPAEQTAQQANALMPQAREDAKKLSDLQAALRQEANAADLQKEADRQMARAADVGMAQIRQQTPQIAQNLQQAAQAQQAPRQQAQALKNAAQAQKQTAQALDQLAQNLQKMEQGQALPEDALAAQQAVEEALGIKQPLDQSYQEAQQIAKIMEQAQQDPKKALAALEQELKKNPQMQRALGELSEKTAQESQSNLELAQSQPQMAPLATAQGAHDLARVARHQERLDQKAAAQKVAQASAKLKELADAVKANPSQMTPQTAEQASQTGQQAHQAAAETASAQSENTPPPTSFSDAAKGSMLAQALDELDQAVNPMEGGSPQQSQEGQQAQASTQQGQQQGQPQQQQGQGQNPQQSAQQNAQQSLAQANQAQAQQMAQARAQGMVPGQKPPQAAQRDSQTAKGPNQEPAPDAAGNMAQGQTNLVVPVLGATQAGDWGHLPTRMAKDLSEASRQEPSPEYRAAIESYYKAIAEKAKK
- a CDS encoding ammonium transporter, translated to MTVNSGRALAQDAPAPAPAPAEAPAAPAPAPAVEAPAPAPAPAAAAEAAPAPAAEAAPAGPTLEQRIADIEAYMNNVPRVTTEGSLVPGPGPGHNAWQMTSTALVLFMTLPGLALFYGGLVRKKNVLSVLAQCLGIAGLVTILWWAVGYSLSFGAGEGATKPFIGDLSFKFLEGVDATKTGAGFAWISDAMWCMFQLTFAIITPALIIGAIAERMKFISVMLFVTLWMFAVYFPFAHMVWGGTGFMCGPLNPDAGIKAIDFAGGTVVHMTSGWSALVLCIILGKRKGYGKEPMAPHSMVLCMVGTGMLWVGWYGFNAGSALGADAIASNAFATTTLAAAVAGFVWGMLEWVLRGKPSVLGFCSGIVGGLVVITPAAGFVTMNSAVIMGVLAGVVPYFGVSVLKKALGYDDALDTFGVHGIGGTLGAILTGVFADEKANAIVGPLKEGLLVAQLKAVALTIVWSVVATTIIALVVKVVVGLRPTPEVEEEGLDIPEHGEAGYELH